The following proteins come from a genomic window of Geomonas sp. RF6:
- the hisI gene encoding phosphoribosyl-AMP cyclohydrolase, protein MIKLDFEKMGGLIPAVIQDYENGEVLMVAFMDQKTLDLTLETGKTWFFSRTRNKYWMKGEESGNTQEVKEVLTDCDADTVIIKVKQNGPAACHTGNRSCFYVKWEDGAWVEHSNPLFDPKAVYKK, encoded by the coding sequence ATGATCAAACTTGATTTTGAGAAGATGGGGGGACTCATCCCTGCGGTGATCCAGGACTATGAGAACGGAGAGGTTCTCATGGTGGCTTTCATGGACCAGAAGACCCTGGACCTCACCCTGGAGACGGGGAAGACGTGGTTTTTCAGCCGCACCCGCAACAAGTACTGGATGAAGGGTGAAGAGTCCGGCAACACGCAGGAGGTGAAGGAAGTCCTCACCGACTGCGACGCCGACACGGTGATCATCAAGGTGAAGCAGAACGGCCCGGCCGCCTGCCATACCGGGAACCGCAGCTGCTTTTACGTCAAGTGGGAAGACGGCGCCTGGGTGGAGCATTCCAACCCGCTCTTCGATCCTAAAGCGGTCTACAAAAAATAA
- the hisG gene encoding ATP phosphoribosyltransferase yields the protein MAELLKLGIPKGSLENATVDLFKKAGWQISISSRSYFPAVDDSELKCSLIRPQEMGKYVERGTIDVGIAGRDWVRENDSEVVEVCEMVYSKASRRPARWVLVVNGESKVQGPEDLHGATISTELVGFTKRYFAERNIPVNVEFSWGATEAKVVEGLCDAIVEVTETGSTIKANGLRIVCELMESVPVMVANKAAWADPWKRAKIEQIATLLQSALRAEGMVGLKMNAPQERVPAITEILPSLNNPTVAHLYNSDWVSIESVLPEKEVRRIVPELVKLGAEGIVEYPLNKII from the coding sequence ATGGCAGAGCTTTTGAAACTGGGGATCCCGAAGGGGAGCCTGGAGAACGCCACTGTCGATCTTTTCAAGAAAGCCGGCTGGCAGATTTCGATCTCTTCGCGCAGCTACTTTCCTGCCGTGGATGACTCCGAACTGAAATGCAGTCTGATCCGTCCCCAGGAGATGGGGAAGTACGTGGAGCGCGGCACCATCGACGTGGGGATCGCCGGCCGCGACTGGGTCCGCGAGAACGACTCGGAGGTGGTGGAAGTGTGCGAGATGGTGTACTCCAAGGCTTCCCGTCGCCCGGCACGCTGGGTGCTGGTGGTGAACGGCGAGTCCAAGGTGCAAGGTCCGGAGGATCTGCACGGCGCCACCATCTCCACCGAGCTCGTCGGATTCACCAAGCGCTACTTTGCTGAAAGAAATATTCCGGTAAATGTTGAGTTTTCGTGGGGAGCGACCGAAGCGAAGGTAGTGGAGGGACTCTGCGATGCCATCGTGGAGGTGACCGAGACCGGCTCCACCATCAAGGCGAACGGCCTGCGTATCGTGTGCGAGCTCATGGAATCGGTACCGGTGATGGTGGCGAACAAGGCGGCCTGGGCCGATCCGTGGAAGCGCGCGAAGATCGAGCAGATCGCCACGCTCTTGCAGAGCGCACTGCGGGCTGAGGGAATGGTCGGTCTCAAGATGAACGCACCGCAGGAGAGGGTGCCGGCGATTACGGAGATTCTGCCGAGCCTCAACAACCCCACCGTCGCCCATCTCTACAACTCCGACTGGGTCTCCATCGAGAGCGTTCTGCCGGAGAAGGAAGTGCGCCGCATCGTCCCGGAGCTGGTGAAGCTCGGGGCTGAGGGGATCGTGGAGTATCCGCTCAACAAGATCATCTAG
- a CDS encoding adenosine deaminase produces MSTPIETFIRNIPKAELHLHIEGTLEPELMFAIASRNNVPLNFPSVEALREAYNFSDLQSFLDLYYQGMAVLQKEEDFFEMTMAYLKRAREDRVRHAEIFFDPQAHTSRGVPFETVLDGIHKACLQAEQEFGITFRIILCFLRHLSAEEAFATLRGALPHRDRITAVGLDSSELGHPPSRFAAVFEEARREGFRVVAHAGEEGPAEYIWEALDMLKALRIDHGVRCMDDEDLVNRLRADQIPLTVCPLSNVRLRVFPEMRLHNLKRLLERGLVVTINSDDPAYFGGYLTDNFLAAQEALGLGPREIQTLVENSFHASFLRQEEKERHLADVRRYCENNAPLTQP; encoded by the coding sequence ATGTCTACGCCGATAGAAACCTTCATTCGCAACATTCCAAAGGCCGAGCTGCACCTCCATATCGAGGGAACGCTCGAGCCGGAGCTCATGTTTGCGATCGCCTCCCGAAACAACGTCCCCCTCAACTTCCCATCTGTGGAGGCGCTGCGCGAGGCGTACAACTTCAGCGACCTGCAGTCCTTCCTCGACCTGTATTACCAGGGGATGGCGGTGCTGCAAAAGGAAGAGGACTTCTTCGAGATGACCATGGCGTACCTGAAGCGGGCCCGCGAGGACCGGGTCAGGCATGCGGAGATCTTCTTCGACCCGCAGGCCCATACCAGCCGCGGCGTCCCCTTCGAGACGGTGCTCGACGGGATACACAAGGCATGCCTGCAGGCAGAACAGGAATTCGGCATCACCTTCCGCATCATCCTCTGCTTCCTGCGCCACCTCTCTGCCGAGGAGGCATTCGCTACGCTGCGCGGGGCACTCCCCCACCGCGACCGCATCACCGCCGTCGGCCTCGACTCCTCGGAGCTCGGGCACCCGCCGAGCAGGTTTGCCGCCGTCTTCGAGGAGGCGCGGCGGGAAGGGTTCAGGGTCGTCGCCCATGCCGGCGAGGAGGGGCCGGCGGAGTACATCTGGGAGGCGCTCGATATGCTGAAGGCGCTGCGCATCGACCACGGCGTGCGCTGCATGGATGACGAGGATCTGGTAAACCGGCTGCGGGCAGACCAGATCCCCCTGACGGTGTGTCCCCTCTCCAACGTGCGGCTGCGCGTCTTCCCGGAGATGCGGCTGCACAACCTGAAGCGGCTGCTGGAGCGCGGCCTCGTGGTCACCATCAATTCCGACGACCCGGCCTATTTCGGCGGATATCTCACCGACAACTTCCTCGCGGCCCAGGAAGCGCTGGGGCTCGGTCCGCGCGAGATACAGACGCTGGTGGAAAATTCCTTCCACGCCTCGTTTCTCCGCCAGGAGGAGAAGGAGCGCCATCTGGCGGATGTCAGGCGGTATTGCGAGAACAATGCGCCGCTGACGCAGCCCTGA
- a CDS encoding UvrD-helicase domain-containing protein, whose translation MEEVIKQEERRLVEVYEAIERCASDRSASVAKHDARTRELEKERLEALGWREKNSITEKLVEHGHHDPRKYLPEFEQRHSPYFGVIGIDDSDRRIGKKEYLIGRQMLMDGNKVLIVDWRQAEISQLFYDFEEGEEYEATIRGRDREGILTLKRKIGIERKVLKRIETGSETYTVCGDGWRGSGDAAPSSADTKAEMSDHRMVDIVSLISAEQFRMITRNSSGCTFLSGAAGSGKTTVALHRLSFLQFQEPQLFRRERCLVLMFNRTLRDYVRKTSDDLLGDTRVDTFSAWALGAVHQLGLTVRTSFEDSFAPQKKDSRISGLLARYVAATKRMDPVLDLWKFYLEPTVSETLFADARQRDSFRSEIQGKIERKDRLVSFSDLSILLRLCQLRRPAESVVQGALNFYDHIVIDEAQDFAQIELEAILAATSARRSLTVCADDKQKILSFVDAEGFLKFRTQLNTLGLERETLSLSYRSGREIMELAAKVSGRHGEVAGTHGGIVRFHEAGDFAGAVRSLRQLVAERLQEDAKSLTAVICRKKADVKQVHAALQGIEGLHEEGGISFEPGVLVVNSHQVKGLEFTNVVLWNPSESEYRQSEIDTNLLYVAITRACKRIDIVHFAPLAKALRG comes from the coding sequence ATGGAAGAAGTAATCAAGCAGGAAGAAAGGCGTCTTGTCGAAGTGTACGAAGCGATCGAGCGCTGCGCGTCGGACCGCTCGGCATCGGTGGCAAAGCACGATGCCCGCACGCGAGAGCTCGAAAAGGAAAGGCTGGAAGCGCTCGGGTGGCGCGAGAAGAACTCCATCACGGAAAAGCTCGTGGAGCACGGCCACCACGATCCGCGCAAGTATCTCCCCGAGTTCGAGCAGCGCCACTCGCCGTACTTCGGTGTCATCGGGATCGACGACTCCGACCGCCGCATCGGGAAGAAGGAGTACCTGATCGGCCGCCAGATGCTCATGGACGGCAACAAGGTGCTGATAGTGGATTGGCGCCAGGCGGAGATCTCGCAGCTTTTCTACGACTTCGAGGAAGGGGAGGAGTACGAGGCGACGATCCGCGGCAGGGACCGCGAAGGGATCCTGACCCTGAAGCGCAAGATCGGGATCGAGAGAAAGGTCCTGAAGCGCATCGAGACCGGCTCGGAGACCTATACCGTGTGCGGCGACGGATGGCGCGGGAGTGGGGATGCCGCTCCTTCATCGGCAGACACCAAGGCGGAAATGTCCGATCACCGGATGGTGGACATCGTCTCCCTCATCTCCGCGGAGCAGTTCAGGATGATCACCAGGAACTCCTCCGGGTGCACCTTCCTCTCCGGCGCGGCGGGCTCCGGAAAAACGACCGTCGCGCTGCACCGCCTCTCATTCCTCCAGTTCCAGGAGCCGCAGCTCTTTCGCCGCGAGCGCTGCCTCGTCCTCATGTTCAACAGGACGCTGCGCGACTATGTGAGGAAGACCTCGGACGACCTCCTCGGGGACACGAGGGTCGATACCTTCAGCGCCTGGGCTCTCGGCGCGGTGCATCAACTGGGACTCACGGTGCGGACCTCCTTTGAAGACTCCTTTGCGCCGCAGAAAAAGGACAGCCGCATATCGGGACTCTTAGCGCGCTACGTCGCCGCCACCAAGAGGATGGACCCGGTGCTCGACCTGTGGAAGTTTTACCTGGAGCCGACGGTCTCGGAGACGCTCTTTGCCGACGCGAGGCAGCGCGACTCGTTCCGCAGCGAGATCCAGGGAAAGATCGAGCGAAAGGACCGGCTCGTTTCCTTCTCCGATTTGAGCATTCTCCTGAGGCTTTGCCAGCTGCGCCGCCCGGCGGAGAGCGTGGTGCAGGGCGCCCTCAACTTCTACGACCACATCGTCATCGACGAGGCTCAGGATTTCGCCCAGATCGAGCTGGAAGCGATCCTGGCCGCGACCTCGGCGCGGCGCAGCCTGACCGTGTGCGCCGACGACAAGCAAAAGATTCTCAGCTTTGTGGACGCCGAAGGGTTCCTCAAATTCAGGACCCAGCTCAACACGCTGGGGCTGGAGAGGGAGACACTTTCGCTGTCGTATCGCAGCGGGCGGGAGATCATGGAGCTTGCGGCGAAGGTGAGCGGGCGTCACGGGGAGGTCGCGGGGACCCACGGCGGCATAGTCCGCTTCCACGAGGCGGGGGACTTTGCCGGAGCGGTGCGGTCGCTGCGGCAACTCGTCGCGGAGCGACTGCAGGAGGACGCGAAATCGCTCACCGCGGTGATCTGCAGGAAGAAGGCGGACGTGAAGCAGGTGCACGCAGCATTGCAGGGGATCGAGGGGCTACACGAGGAGGGGGGGATAAGCTTCGAGCCCGGGGTGCTGGTGGTGAACAGCCATCAGGTGAAGGGGCTGGAGTTCACCAACGTCGTCCTGTGGAACCCGAGCGAGAGCGAGTACCGGCAGAGCGAGATCGATACGAACCTTTTGTACGTCGCCATCACACGGGCCTGCAAGAGGATCGACATCGTGCACTTCGCGCCGCTGGCGAAGGCCTTGAGGGGATGA
- a CDS encoding trimeric intracellular cation channel family protein yields the protein MANNEIVYALDLLGTAAFAASGALAGVRRGMDIFGVIVLGVVTATGGGVMRDLLLNDTPPFCFKNELYLYLAVVASVIVFLTPRRFERMRKAMLILDALGLGTFLVIGTSKALSFHLGFMGSVIMGVMTGTFGGMMRDVLSNEIPLILKHEIYASACAVGGALFYALHQYGVPEGINLTASALLVITIRCVAIIKGWQLPRGKGMEQLHF from the coding sequence ATGGCAAACAACGAGATAGTTTACGCACTGGATCTGCTCGGTACCGCGGCGTTTGCCGCTTCGGGGGCCCTTGCGGGAGTGCGCCGCGGGATGGACATTTTTGGCGTCATCGTCCTTGGCGTTGTCACTGCCACCGGTGGCGGCGTCATGCGCGACCTCCTTTTGAACGACACCCCGCCCTTCTGCTTCAAGAACGAGCTCTACCTCTACCTTGCGGTGGTTGCCTCCGTCATCGTCTTTCTCACGCCGCGCCGTTTCGAGCGGATGCGCAAGGCGATGCTCATCCTCGATGCACTCGGCCTCGGCACCTTCCTCGTCATCGGCACCTCAAAGGCGCTTTCCTTCCATCTCGGGTTCATGGGGTCCGTCATCATGGGGGTCATGACCGGGACCTTCGGCGGCATGATGCGCGACGTGCTGAGCAACGAAATCCCTCTCATCCTCAAACACGAGATCTACGCCTCAGCCTGCGCGGTCGGCGGCGCCCTCTTCTATGCCCTGCACCAGTACGGCGTGCCGGAAGGTATCAACCTCACCGCCTCGGCACTTCTGGTGATCACCATACGCTGCGTCGCCATCATCAAAGGGTGGCAGCTTCCCCGCGGGAAAGGGATGGAGCAGCTGCACTTTTAG
- the mutL gene encoding DNA mismatch repair endonuclease MutL: MATTIRILPENLTNKIAAGEVVERPASVAKELVENAIDAGSKEVTVEIEGGGKKLIKVTDTGIGMSREDALLALERHATSKIVCDDDLFAISTLGFRGEALPSIASVSRLSVCTRRADTLEGTEIYAEGGRIKEVKECGMASGTVISVRNLFFNTPARLKFMKSPETEGGHVGELLTRLAISRPDVRFTYINDGKTVFRVLDTDLKERVSGLLGRPLAASLYPVDHAEGAVRIRGLVAAPELSRSAASHLYTYINGRFIRDKVVQHAIMQAYRNFLERGRYPVLALFLEIDPGEVDVNVHPTKHEVRFREQGRVHDTIQRAVEGVLSATPWLKRAPQERPVGVSRVATSPAPAAVAPLHARTGSASGGAGVIAGALTAEARGESESKGALQREVVPAPQLIQGAAAEVRPTPASASEVSAARVAEVRELLGDYTPRTQKPSWQDTPFVPPVAARPLAAPPVVAARAEEEVADDASRGYFSSLSVIGQFNAAYIVCQCGSDMVLVDQHAAHERVAFERLKKEFATRQVETQGLLFPETLELSFRESAALSENVAELEALGFSLEEFGGNTWILKGVPQILAGGEYLRTVRDIVEELANLGRSRTFTDIKEDILAKVACHSVVRGRSVLTQQEITALFTQMDRTDFSSNCPHGRPVMQKLTLTDVEKMFKRQ, translated from the coding sequence GTGGCAACGACGATACGAATTCTCCCGGAGAATCTGACCAACAAGATAGCGGCAGGGGAGGTGGTGGAACGTCCCGCCTCCGTCGCCAAGGAGCTGGTGGAAAACGCCATCGACGCCGGCTCCAAAGAGGTGACGGTGGAGATCGAGGGTGGCGGAAAGAAGCTCATCAAGGTCACCGATACCGGGATCGGAATGTCGCGTGAGGATGCGCTCCTGGCACTGGAGCGACACGCCACCAGCAAGATCGTGTGCGACGACGATCTCTTCGCCATCTCGACCCTCGGCTTTCGCGGTGAAGCTCTCCCTTCTATCGCTTCCGTCTCCCGCCTGAGCGTGTGCACCCGTCGCGCCGATACGCTTGAGGGGACGGAAATATACGCGGAGGGGGGGCGCATCAAGGAGGTGAAGGAGTGCGGCATGGCTTCCGGCACCGTGATCTCCGTGCGCAACCTCTTCTTCAACACCCCTGCGCGTCTCAAGTTCATGAAGAGCCCCGAGACGGAAGGGGGGCACGTAGGGGAACTCCTGACCCGCCTCGCCATCTCGCGCCCCGATGTCCGCTTCACTTACATAAACGATGGGAAGACGGTCTTCCGGGTGCTCGACACCGATTTAAAGGAGCGCGTCTCGGGACTCCTGGGGAGGCCGCTGGCCGCGTCCCTCTACCCTGTGGACCATGCCGAGGGGGCGGTGCGGATTCGCGGCCTCGTCGCAGCGCCGGAGTTGAGCCGCAGCGCTGCAAGCCATCTCTATACCTACATCAACGGGCGCTTCATCAGGGATAAGGTGGTGCAGCACGCCATCATGCAGGCATACCGGAACTTCCTGGAGCGAGGCAGGTACCCGGTGCTCGCCCTCTTTCTGGAGATCGATCCCGGCGAGGTTGACGTGAACGTCCACCCAACGAAGCACGAGGTCCGTTTCCGCGAGCAGGGGCGCGTGCACGACACGATCCAGCGCGCCGTCGAGGGTGTTCTTTCCGCGACACCATGGCTCAAGCGGGCACCGCAGGAGCGGCCCGTCGGCGTGTCCAGGGTTGCGACGTCTCCAGCTCCTGCTGCTGTTGCGCCTCTTCATGCGCGGACCGGGAGTGCGTCCGGTGGCGCGGGAGTCATTGCAGGCGCCTTGACTGCAGAGGCCAGGGGTGAATCAGAGAGTAAGGGTGCTCTGCAGCGTGAGGTCGTCCCGGCGCCGCAGCTAATTCAGGGAGCCGCAGCGGAGGTGCGTCCCACGCCGGCATCGGCAAGCGAGGTAAGCGCAGCACGAGTCGCCGAGGTGCGGGAGCTCCTGGGCGATTACACGCCGCGCACTCAGAAGCCTTCCTGGCAGGACACTCCGTTCGTTCCTCCCGTAGCTGCGCGACCGCTGGCCGCGCCTCCCGTCGTCGCAGCCAGAGCCGAGGAAGAGGTAGCTGATGATGCGTCGCGCGGGTATTTCTCATCCCTTTCCGTCATCGGGCAGTTCAACGCCGCCTATATCGTATGCCAGTGCGGCAGCGACATGGTGCTGGTCGACCAGCACGCAGCCCATGAACGGGTGGCGTTCGAGCGGCTCAAGAAGGAGTTCGCGACGCGCCAGGTGGAGACGCAGGGGCTGCTCTTCCCGGAGACACTGGAGCTTTCCTTCCGCGAGTCGGCGGCACTCTCCGAGAATGTGGCGGAGCTGGAAGCTCTCGGTTTCTCGCTGGAGGAATTCGGCGGGAACACCTGGATCTTGAAAGGAGTGCCGCAGATCCTGGCCGGCGGGGAGTATCTGCGGACCGTGCGGGACATCGTGGAAGAGCTGGCGAATCTCGGTAGAAGCCGCACCTTCACCGACATCAAGGAGGACATCCTTGCGAAGGTGGCGTGTCACAGCGTCGTGCGCGGACGGAGCGTTCTGACCCAGCAGGAGATCACCGCGCTCTTTACCCAGATGGACCGCACCGATTTTTCCAGCAATTGCCCGCACGGGCGCCCGGTGATGCAGAAGCTAACCCTTACCGACGTGGAGAAGATGTTCAAGAGGCAGTAG
- the miaA gene encoding tRNA (adenosine(37)-N6)-dimethylallyltransferase MiaA, which produces MTSKKTKIIVVAGPTGSGKSALALQLAERIGGEIVNADSMQLYRGMDIGTSKPAPEELERVPHHLFSIVSPDTNFSASDYRREAAAAISDIESRGRTPIVVGGTGLYIKALLHGLVDSPTGDPELRLAFQDLSGDELLERLREVDPETAARLHPNDRVRLVRALEVYSQTGRAISDFRAEHAFADTEYEALKLAPKVERAALYNRIEDRVDRMMEGGLLAEVASLMERGYGVEHKAMRAIGYKELCAHLAGEISLPEAVALIKRDTRRYAKRQLTWFTRDNEIYWLEYPESFATIVKIVIEFLA; this is translated from the coding sequence ATGACGAGCAAAAAGACCAAAATAATAGTCGTTGCCGGACCGACCGGGTCGGGGAAAAGCGCGCTTGCTCTCCAGCTCGCCGAGAGGATCGGCGGCGAGATCGTCAATGCCGACTCGATGCAGCTCTACCGCGGCATGGACATCGGCACCTCCAAGCCTGCCCCGGAGGAGTTGGAGCGCGTCCCGCACCACCTTTTCAGCATCGTTTCCCCCGACACGAATTTCTCCGCCTCCGACTACCGTCGTGAGGCGGCGGCGGCAATCTCCGACATAGAGAGTCGCGGCAGGACCCCCATTGTCGTGGGGGGAACCGGGCTGTACATCAAGGCGCTGCTGCACGGCTTGGTCGATTCCCCGACAGGCGATCCCGAACTGCGCCTCGCCTTTCAGGACCTTTCCGGTGACGAGCTGCTGGAGCGGTTGCGCGAGGTTGATCCCGAGACGGCGGCACGGCTCCATCCGAACGACCGGGTGCGCCTCGTGCGCGCCCTCGAGGTGTACAGCCAGACCGGGAGGGCGATCTCCGATTTCCGCGCCGAGCACGCCTTCGCGGATACAGAGTACGAGGCGCTGAAGCTCGCACCGAAGGTTGAGCGGGCGGCACTGTACAACCGTATCGAGGATCGGGTAGACCGGATGATGGAGGGCGGCCTTCTGGCGGAGGTGGCCTCTCTCATGGAGAGGGGTTACGGGGTGGAGCACAAGGCGATGCGCGCCATCGGCTACAAGGAACTGTGCGCGCACCTGGCCGGGGAAATCTCACTGCCGGAAGCGGTAGCTCTCATCAAGCGTGACACTCGGCGTTACGCCAAGAGACAACTCACTTGGTTTACACGGGATAATGAAATTTATTGGCTTGAATATCCCGAAAGTTTTGCTACTATCGTGAAAATTGTTATTGAATTTCTTGCGTAA
- the hfq gene encoding RNA chaperone Hfq codes for MPKTPFNIQDQYLNQSRKERVKVLVQLMSGEKLEGHIKSFDNFSVLMEVQGDILIYKHAICSITSADGSFRLHQ; via the coding sequence ATGCCGAAGACGCCTTTTAACATTCAGGATCAGTATCTTAACCAGTCCCGTAAGGAGCGGGTCAAGGTTTTGGTGCAGCTTATGTCCGGCGAAAAGCTGGAAGGGCATATCAAGTCCTTTGACAACTTCTCCGTGTTGATGGAAGTGCAGGGTGACATACTCATCTACAAGCACGCAATCTGCAGCATAACTTCGGCTGACGGGTCCTTCCGCCTGCACCAGTAG
- a CDS encoding DUF512 domain-containing protein, translated as MVPPYSRLRSRLFPFYLPFSASVSSESFGFSVWTSERQPAVLLRTRRHKKEAVMPGLIIDGVMPGSIAEELEIEPGDRLLAVNGHELRDIIDYNFFSGDDELTLLVEKEDGEEWELEIEREEGEPLGLIFRAPQPARCGNKCVFCFVHQLPKGLRAPLYVKDEDYRLSFLYGNYVTLANIDRSDLERIKEQRLSPLYVSVHATNPGLREELLGKKGITPILEVMEELAAARIVMHTQVVLCPGVNDGEAFAKTVADMARLHPMVASLAVVPVGLTAHRQRLPRLTPVTKEYAAAFVAEWGGKSRELAQQLGEPFLFLADEFYVKGELPFPPLEEYGDLPQIENGVGMIPLFLDEAEEVLEDAEPLRAMRVTVVTGESPYRYLADFLEKLSEKTGVTIDLVAVKNLLFGGAVTVTGLVSGKDIIASLEGRELGEMVLVPDVMLKEGEGVFLDDVPVEELETALKSRVVVVPSTPQGMYDVLLDEADAQP; from the coding sequence ATTGTTCCTCCCTATAGCCGGCTTCGCAGCCGGCTTTTCCCTTTTTATCTCCCGTTTTCTGCATCCGTTTCTTCAGAGTCGTTCGGTTTCAGCGTCTGGACCAGTGAGCGTCAGCCTGCTGTCCTGCTGCGTACCCGTCGTCACAAGAAGGAGGCCGTGATGCCCGGACTTATTATCGATGGCGTGATGCCGGGAAGTATAGCCGAGGAGCTGGAGATCGAGCCGGGCGACCGCCTTCTTGCCGTAAACGGGCACGAACTGCGCGACATCATCGATTACAACTTTTTCAGCGGTGACGACGAGCTCACGCTTCTCGTGGAGAAGGAAGACGGCGAAGAGTGGGAGCTCGAGATCGAGCGGGAAGAGGGGGAGCCTCTCGGCCTGATCTTTCGCGCTCCTCAGCCGGCCCGTTGCGGCAACAAGTGCGTCTTTTGCTTCGTGCACCAGCTTCCGAAGGGGCTGCGGGCGCCCCTTTACGTGAAGGATGAAGATTACCGGCTCTCCTTCCTGTACGGCAACTACGTGACGCTCGCCAACATAGACCGCTCAGATCTCGAAAGGATAAAGGAGCAGCGCCTCTCCCCTCTCTACGTCTCGGTGCACGCCACCAACCCGGGACTGCGGGAGGAGCTTCTGGGCAAAAAGGGGATCACCCCTATTCTCGAGGTAATGGAGGAGCTCGCCGCAGCGCGCATAGTCATGCACACGCAGGTCGTGCTCTGTCCCGGTGTGAACGACGGAGAGGCCTTCGCGAAAACGGTGGCCGACATGGCGAGGCTGCACCCGATGGTCGCTTCCCTCGCGGTGGTGCCGGTGGGGCTGACAGCACACCGCCAGAGGCTTCCAAGGTTGACCCCTGTGACGAAGGAGTATGCCGCCGCTTTTGTGGCGGAGTGGGGGGGGAAGAGTAGGGAACTCGCGCAGCAGCTGGGAGAGCCGTTCCTTTTTCTGGCAGACGAATTTTACGTGAAGGGGGAGCTCCCCTTCCCGCCGCTGGAGGAGTACGGTGACCTGCCGCAGATCGAGAACGGAGTGGGGATGATCCCGCTCTTTCTGGACGAGGCCGAAGAGGTGCTGGAGGATGCGGAACCTCTGCGCGCGATGCGTGTGACGGTGGTGACCGGCGAATCGCCATACCGTTATCTCGCCGACTTCCTGGAGAAACTCTCGGAAAAGACGGGGGTGACGATCGACCTGGTGGCGGTGAAGAATCTCCTCTTTGGCGGCGCCGTCACGGTCACCGGGCTCGTAAGCGGGAAGGACATCATCGCCTCCCTTGAGGGGCGGGAGCTGGGGGAAATGGTTCTCGTGCCTGACGTGATGCTGAAGGAAGGGGAAGGGGTATTCCTGGATGACGTCCCCGTCGAGGAACTGGAGACGGCGCTGAAGTCGAGGGTGGTGGTCGTGCCGTCCACGCCGCAGGGGATGTACGACGTCCTTCTGGACGAGGCGGATGCCCAGCCGTAA
- a CDS encoding AAA family ATPase, whose translation MCRKIFIAATGQHCGKTTISLCLMHLARKKYARVGFLKPIGPKLSVIDGVTVDKDAALIAEIYGLKQDLRHMSPVVLNRTYTRDFLDGKIGQAMPFESIKAACAELEKKNDFLVIEGSGHGGVGSVIGMNNAQIARALDAPVILVTNGGIGCVVDAVQLNAALFAQEGADVKLVLVNKLLPEKRESALGYLQKAFHGKPHQIAGALAYSSILANPTLLDLANLLGRPLHGDQGGRSRIVHNIQLGAASSQRVIDTLRDSTVLISTSSRDELIVTTSALYNIPAYRRKLIGLVIPGYTNISTISQKILDDSNIPYIRVEMTSAEVFSALSEHVSKLTADDQEKINLIQSTAEQSIDFEVIDAMTRP comes from the coding sequence ATGTGCAGGAAAATATTCATTGCCGCTACAGGCCAACACTGTGGAAAGACGACCATCAGCCTCTGTCTGATGCACCTGGCCAGGAAAAAGTATGCCCGGGTCGGGTTTCTCAAGCCCATAGGTCCCAAGCTCTCAGTCATTGACGGCGTGACAGTCGACAAGGATGCAGCTCTCATTGCCGAGATCTACGGGCTGAAACAGGATCTGCGGCACATGTCTCCCGTGGTTTTGAACAGAACCTATACGAGGGATTTTCTTGACGGGAAGATCGGGCAGGCGATGCCTTTTGAGAGTATCAAGGCGGCGTGCGCCGAGCTCGAGAAGAAAAACGACTTCCTGGTGATAGAGGGATCCGGGCACGGCGGAGTAGGAAGCGTCATCGGGATGAACAACGCGCAGATCGCCAGGGCGCTGGACGCCCCCGTGATCCTGGTGACGAATGGCGGGATCGGCTGCGTCGTCGACGCAGTGCAGCTGAACGCCGCACTCTTTGCGCAGGAAGGGGCGGATGTGAAGCTTGTTCTGGTGAACAAGCTCCTGCCGGAGAAAAGGGAGTCGGCGCTCGGCTACCTGCAGAAGGCCTTTCACGGAAAGCCACACCAGATCGCCGGCGCTCTCGCATACTCCTCGATCCTTGCGAACCCCACCCTTCTGGATCTCGCGAACCTCCTCGGGCGCCCGTTGCACGGCGACCAGGGGGGGAGGAGCCGCATCGTGCACAACATCCAGCTCGGTGCCGCCTCCTCGCAGCGCGTCATCGACACCCTGCGCGACTCCACCGTCCTCATCTCCACCAGCTCTCGCGACGAGCTGATCGTCACCACCTCAGCCCTGTACAATATCCCCGCCTATCGCAGAAAGCTGATCGGGCTCGTGATTCCCGGCTATACCAATATCTCCACCATCAGCCAGAAGATACTGGACGACTCCAACATCCCGTACATACGCGTGGAGATGACTTCCGCCGAAGTCTTTTCCGCCCTGTCGGAACATGTCTCCAAGCTCACAGCGGATGACCAGGAGAAGATCAACCTGATCCAGAGCACAGCGGAGCAGTCGATCGATTTTGAAGTCATCGATGCGATGACGAGACCGTAG